A window from Fusarium musae strain F31 chromosome 8, whole genome shotgun sequence encodes these proteins:
- a CDS encoding hypothetical protein (EggNog:ENOG41~BUSCO:EOG092642UD) has translation MDGPRDSDNKSPLSFSRTSSNANINANTSIEISQEPDMLSHTKAADIIEACKWRDIGRLRSLAEAHGGFLSDALRRQAWPILLGLDASSDEKDDPDLALAQEDSNAWKRLPRHRDEDQVQLDVNRSFIYYPDNQSDAELSLRKSELSSLITEVLRRYPYLCYFQGYHDISQVLLLVLAPAWRARVLARLSVLRIRDFMLPSFGPTTAQLRLLPDILHAADPKLRRHLADVEPFYALAGTLTMYAHNIETYQDIARLFDVFLAREPVFTVYVFAQIILDRRNEIFEIDEPDMLHVILGKVPTKMDLDELIIKSAALFGQHPPETLSYWRHISNFSALKTARDIETCAKQTMEEGSELFEKQVNELHWQEMRDRIKLALWRYRRPVKTVGMALVVGALAFYLRRNPILVHRIASIFSR, from the exons ATGGATGGTCCGAGGGATAGCGATAATAAATCGCCCTTGTCCTTCAGTCgcaccagcagcaatgcCAATATCAATGCCAACACCAGCATAGAGATATCTCAGGAACCGGACATGCTCTCTCATACTAAAGCTGCAGATATCATCGAAGCATGCAAATGGAGAGACATTGGCCGTCTCCGGTCACTTGCTGAAGCTCATGGTGGATTCCTGTCGGATGCATTGCGAAGACAAGCAT GGCCCATCTTACTAGGCCTCGATGCTTCCTCTGACGAAAAAGATGATCCTGATCTTGCATTGGCTCAAGAAGATTCCAACGCATGGAAGCGATTACCCCGCCATAGAGACGAGGATCAGGTCCAGCTCGATGTCAATCGCTCGTTCATCTACTACCCAGACA ACCAATCCGACGCAGAGTTGAGTCTCCGCAAGTCAGAACTCTCATCCCTCATCACCGAGGTCCTACGTCGTTACCCTTATCTGTGCTACTTCCAGGGCTATCACGACATTTCCCAGGTTCtactgctggtgctggcaCCAGCATGGAGAGCTCGTGTTCTCGCGCGCCTGTCCGTCCTGAGGATACGGGACTTTATGTTGCCCAGTTTTGGGCCAACAACTGCTCAACTCCGTCTTCTGCCGGACATTCTCCATGCTGCCGATCCCAAGCTCCGACGGCATCTTGCAGATGTTGAACCCTTCTATGCTTTAGCGGGAACCCTGACCATGTATGCCCACAACATCGAGACCTATCAAGACATCGCCAGATTGTTCGACGTCTTCCTCGCCCGTGAGCCTGTATTTACAGTCTACGTGTTTGCGCAGATCATTCTTGACCGTCGAAatgagatctttgagatAGATGAGCCCGATATGCTGCATGTCATTTTGGGCAAGGTCCCAACAAAAATGGATCTGGACGAGCTTATCATAAAATCAGCCGCCCTCTTTGGGCAGCATCCTCCTGAGACTCTCAGCTACTGGCGACACATCTCTAATTTCAGTGCTCTAAAGACAGCCCGAGATATCGAAACCTGTGCGAAACAGACCATGGAAGAGGGCTCAGAGCTTTTCGAGAAGCAGGTCAATGAACTTCATTGGCAAGAAATGCGGGATCGCATCAAGTTGGCCCTCTGGCGTTACCGCCGCCCAGTCAAAACCGTTGGTATGGCTCTTGTTGTGGGAGCTCTGGCTTTCTACCTTCGCCGCAATCCAATACTCGTCCATCGCATTGCCTCAATCTTCTCTCGATAG
- a CDS encoding hypothetical protein (BUSCO:EOG092621GA), with protein sequence MWLDRLAGGPASSPGPSTPQPGSRAYPKRTSSTLSPYVTSQRPGFSPRGSSLSLVSNDSTSSLLSSSRRPNGSNLRQASTIDTGPDPLEVLETLLADFSSDREQADKKTAINEDDINFEAVFGGLSLKELATSGPPDTTTASNRKPKTAEESENDRTKLEDLHRSIEACDDVLNSVEINLANFRNDLAMVSADIESLQTRSTALNRRLENRKQVEKALVPLVEELSLPPEVISKISEGHIDETWAKMLAELDRRSTLFKKKSETQTSNAAKDLEPILDKLTFKAIERIRDFIVAQIKALRSPHINAQIIQQQSFLRYKDLYTFLHKHHPTLANEIALAYMNTMRWYYLNQFSRYEKALGKIKLHILDKNDTLGHEDATRKATVLSSNRAPGPPHDAFNLGRRIDLLKTNNQTALSSYLAEEDQTTHYLEVPFRNFNLALIDNATAEYTFMATFFSPALSYSQISKNFNYVFEATFELGRALSRTLIGDTYDALGLLLCIRLNQHFAFELQRRKVPAVDGYINATTMLLWPRLQVIMDRHCDSVRHLSNAVPAKPSRAEAAKLSAAPHVVTQRFGQLLHGLLALSTDAGDDEPVVSSLRRLRSEVETFLTRHAELFGDKRKSGRFFYNNYSLILTIISDASGKLADEQQEHFEELKTQYQETS encoded by the exons ATGTGGCTCGACCGACTGGCGGGAGGCCCGGCTAGCAGTCCTGGACCCTCCACGCCTCAACCCGGTAGCAGAGCATATCCTAAAAGGACTTCGAGCACTCTGAGCCCATATGTCACATCTCAGCGCCCTGGGTTTTCTCCACGAGGCTCCTCGCTATCACTCGTTTCCAATGATTCCACCTCCTCACTCCTTTCGTCTTCGCGAAGGCCTAATGGCTCCAACCTGAGGCAGGCCTCAACAATAGACACGGGACCTGATCCTTTGGAGGTGCTAGAGACTTTACTAGCAGACTTTTCGAGTGACCGCGAACAAGCCGATAAGAAAACTGCCATTAATGAGGACGATATCAACTTCGAGGCTGTATTTGGGGGATTGTCATTAAAGGAGCTTGCCACGTCCGGACCTCCTGATACAACCACAGCCAGCAACCGCAAGCCAAAAACGGCAGAAGAGA GCGAGAATGATAGAACCAAACTCGAAGATCTTCACCGGTCGATAGAAGCATGTGACGATGTACTCAATTCAGTTGAGATCAACCTCGCCAACTTCCGTAATGACCTTGCCATGGTGTCTGCAGACATCGAATCTTTGCAAACCCGATCGACAGCCTTGAATAGGAGATTGGAAAATCGGAAACAAGTTGAGAAGGCACTGGTGCCTCTGGTAGAAGAGCTAAGCTTACCGCCTGAAGTtatctccaagatctctgAAGGGCACATCGATGAGACGTGGGCCAAGATGCTCGCCGAACTGGATCGCAGGTCGACCCTATTCAAAAAGAAGTCTGAAACTCAAACTAGTAATGCAGCAAAGGATCTCGAACCGattcttgacaagctcaCTTTCAAG GCAATCGAGCGCATACGAGACTTCATCGTGGCTCAGATCAAAGCACTGCGATCACCGCATATCAATGCCCAGATCATTCAGCAACAAAGTTTCCTTCGATACAAAGATCTTTACACATTCCTACACAAACATCATCCGACTCTCGCAAATGAGATCGCCCTCGCATACATGAACACTATGCGATGGTACTACCTTAATCAGTTTTCCCGGTATGAGAAGGCTCTCGGAAAGATCAAGCTTCACATATTAGACAAAAACGACACTCTTGGCCACGAAGATGCGACCCGCAAGGCTACTGTTCTTTCGAGCAACAGGGCACCAGGCCCCCCTCATGATGCGTTCAATCTTGGCCGGCGCATTGATCTCCTGaaaaccaacaaccaaacGGCACTCTCCTCATATCTCGCCGAAGAAGACCAAACAACTCACTACCTCGAAGTACCCTTCCGCAACTTCAACCTGGCACTTATTGACAATGCCACGGCAGAATATACGTTCATGGCCACATTTTTCTCTCCTGCATTGTCCTACAGCCAGATTTCAAAGAACTTCAACTATGTCTTCGAGGCTACCTTCGAACTCGGTAGAGCCCTTTCTAGAACTCTGATAGGGGATACATACGATGCGCTCGGCCTGCTCCTTTGTATCCGGTTGAATCAGCATTTTGCTTTTGAGCTCCAGCGCCGAAAGGTACCTGCTGTGGATGGCTACATCAATGCGACGACCATGCTCCTGTGGCCCCGTCTTCAGGTCATAATGGATCGTCACTGCGATTCTGTGCGCCACCTCAGCAATGCTGTGCCTGCCAAACCGAGCCGCGCCGAAGCTGCTAAACTGTCTGCGGCGCCGCATGTTGTGACCCAGCGTTTCGGGCAGCTGTTGCACGGCTTATTAGCGCTCAGCActgatgctggtgatgatgaaccTGTTGTGTCCAGCCTGCGCCGCTTGCGCTCCGAGGTGGAGACCTTTCTTACTCGCCATGCTGAGCTCTTCGGTGACAAACGTAAGAGTGGGCGCTTCTTTTATAACAACTACTCACTTATCCTCACCATTATCAGCGATGCGAGCGGCAAGCTTGCTGATGAGCAGCAGGAGCATTTTGAAGAACTGAAGACTCAGTACCAAGAGACGTCCTAG
- the ANB1 gene encoding translation initiation factor eIF5A (EggNog:ENOG41), with protein MAAPNDAEHEMTFDSADAGASLTYPMQCSALRKNGFVVIKNRPCKIVDMSTSKTGKHGHAKVHLVATDIFTGKKYEDLSPSTHNMDVPNVSRREYQLLDISDDGFLSLMTDDGDTKDDVPLPDNEVGQKITKLFKEEEKDTNVIVLTSMGEECAMEAKEAPNQG; from the exons ATGGCCGCCCCCAACGATGCTGAG CATGAGATGACCTTCGATTCGGCCGATGCCGGTGCCTCTCTTACCTACCCTATGCAGTGCTCTGCTCTGCGTAAGAACGGTTTCGTCGTGATCAAGAACCGCCCTTGCAAGATCGTCGACATGTCCACCTCCAAGACCGGAAAGCACGGTCACGCCAAGGTCCATCTCGTTGCTACCGACATCTTCACCGGCAAGAAGTACGAGGATCTTTCTCCCTCTACTCACAACATGGACGTCCCCAACGTCTCTCGTCGCGAGTACCAGCTG CTCGACATCTCCGACGACGGTTTCCTCTCTCTCATGACCGATGACGGTGACACCAAGGACGATGTTCCTCTTCCCGACAACGAGGTTGGCCAGAAGATCACCAAGCTcttcaaggaggaggagaaggacacCA ACGTTATCGTTCTCACCTCCATGGGCGAGGAGTGCGCTATGGAAGCCAAGGAGGCCCCCAACCAGGGTTAG
- a CDS encoding hypothetical protein (EggNog:ENOG41) has product MASRRALFSSASRASVAIRPARPIFTIAARSISPSLPLRAFAPFPSSRSYATNAQSKTKSIDDNAPPDPKPWSFEDIKNHVEKSDPGNVVLIDVREPVELFETGKIPGAINIPITSAAQSFHISEEDFEDMYGFQRPAKNKELVFYCKAGVRARAAAQLAHSAGWDKIGDYAGSWLDWEAQKGPVEKVKKRF; this is encoded by the exons ATGGCGTCCCGTCGCGCTCTCTTCTCGTCGGCCTCGCGCGCATCCGTTGCCATCCGACCTGCGCGACCAATCTTTACAATTGCAGCACGCTCGATAAGCCCCTCGCTACCACTCCGAGCTTTTGCGCCCTTTCCATCTAGTAGAAGCTATGCTACCAACGCGCAATCCAAAACAAAATCGATAGATGACAATGCGCCACCGGACCCCAAACCATGGAGCTTTGAAGATATAAAGAACCATGTTGAGAAATCTGACCCGGGCAATGTTGTCCTCATCG ACGTCCGAGAACCAGTCGAGCTTTTCGAGACAGGCAAGATCCCCGGTGCGATCAACATTCCTATCACATCGGCAGCCCAGAGCTTCCATATTTCTGAAGAGGATTTTGAGGACATGTACGGCTTCCAGAGACCAGCAAAGAACAAGGAGCTTGTGTTTTATTGCAAAGCAGGAGTGCGTGCGAGGGCGGCTGCGCAACTGGCTCATTCTGCTGGCTGGGACAAGATCGGCGACTATGCAGGCAGCTGGCTGGATTGGGAGGCCCAGAAAGGACCAGTTGAGAAGGTTAAGAAACGGTTTTGA
- a CDS encoding hypothetical protein (EggNog:ENOG41), translating into MAFQSSVLRDGEWVTQTVNFQDALKASSTMAKAAENPSLKAPECGILSRTVIESPVVHWILPVCLRSLSHNDIAFIGDRFVQISELRDDGQVHEVIRKADFGTRIRNAIVLGVPPKRDIPGAAAAATKTEGADVPMKDVAEASEGKEAEEAKEAEEAKEAKEAKEAKEAKEAKEAKEASEGKEASEGKEASEGKEGEEGKKAKETKEKRVLPPQLLVIMLETGDAVFLFIQERFDGTLRFETTTFESPRNLQFLGYHLSIDPSSRYMSAGSAEGGFVVYELNSLSHMKSQYEGCGCLRPVKSIRVRITQGVIHKMEFLHPRLEDDYHIILLLIIVRREVSKQAHVSRMVVYDWELGDELTAVFRSEKGTPLPKEHRMPLMIIPLKVNTAFLAVSEHSIGIVKNAFTGQTSFDTLETHYPQQTKLHHGAAEPLWTTWARPFRINIYLEKMDVVYLAREDGVIAHIEIDSRDLVPTVMTLGTISTNITTAFTTAYDVFSDVLITGGDSGPGGIWKVLIPRKDPQQVSIIPNWSPVVDLVTTDTNPSWRSDSRRKDLSTKRRVSSNPRPKSDRIFCTSGRGPQSSLTELRWGIQARIGLEFDHDQYVRQSWMFPVEAQGDRSFYGILSLPHSTDVLHFPADLSNANALSPDACPFDTSSRTISAFQTEQAVIIQVSEIYTASQLDVLLVDEMNLTHSTTIDAKGEITCIGLFKTSVQTYIIAGSVTEGLPLLTIYSLAGLEISSNAPQPHLVTPDKEGHSHMEAYTSVLSIHDTAEKTILVLGTRSGHLVTILIPGDDIAHYLLSIEQIGISPANVFPASSLFDGKHAFFACCDNSLSIMTDFSPHGSRFKTKTRIWATDSNEPSMPSPPVHAAFCLQDSLSGYERHMSLMLLSKTRVLLVDIWPHVGPVPRSILLGGTPMRVIYSQTWKVLVVAHLKDDRPTLSFIDPESGANVATAANKDKQPCDYISGLGHPGDRIFGLYEWTYVKDGKLFPFIIVTTQHGRLMIVSVTAVKPESDDCPTRKLQFWTRYKKKGFAEPIYTVAGDDVGLLFCVGKVLHWEVLDLAEKKLKPMKQFRLDSPATTLRVEGTKVCVLTAQHSLQVIDLNVESENSDPSIIHSDRVTRFTGHVIEMGDSEEEPGKWPVNVISTAQAGFAGVWIPWSQRHKEFEVVVTGLLPTSIRRFRKGHTRPFWSAVDHQRRYNTLFSTADQADILGVSIDGSLHQFSLIGLDLWRFLRLIQNLAYQNEETCPFVRNSYSSGNSDPGLDLDPELEPQRAREMMHVDGDLLQRCLDMSALEKLVLIGDGIDLFCEYLDGIDDGIHTEGFRETGSRGRKKYIELGYEILEYVLTLAI; encoded by the exons ATGGCTTTTCAGAGCAGCGTTCTTAGAGATGGCGAGTGGGTGACGCAGACCGTCAACTTTCAAGATGCTTTGAAAGCTTCTTCCACCATGGCCAAAGCTGCCGAAAATCCAAGTCTCAAGGCACCTGAGTGTGGAATACTCTCTAGGACGGTCATCGAGAGCCCTGTCGTTCATTGGATCCTCCCAGTTTGCCTACGATCGCTCTCTCACAACGATATCGCATTCATTGGC GACCGCTTCGTCCAAATCAGCGAACTCCGCGATGACGGGCAAGTGCATGAGGTTATCCGAAAAGCTGACTTTGGCACACGAATCCGAAATGCGATAGTTCTGGGGGTTCCGCCCAAGAGAGACATCCCTGGCGCAGCCGCTGCTGCAACCAAGACCGAAGGTGCTGATGTTCCCATGAAAGATGTTGCAGAGGCGAGCGAAGGCAaagaagccgaagaagccaaagaagccgaagaagccaaagaagccaaagaagccaaagaagccaaagaagccaaagaggcCAAAGAGGCCAAGGAAGCCAGCGAAGGTAAAGAAGCCAGCGAAGGTAAAGAAGCCAGTGAAGGTaaagaaggcgaagaaggcaAAAAGGCCAAAGAGACCAAAGAAAAGCGTGTACTACCACCGCAACTACTGGTCATAATGCTCGAGACAGGTGACGCCGTTTTCCTCTTCATTCAGGAACGCTTCGATGGGACACTGCGCTTTGAAACTACCACGTTTGAGAGCCCCAGGAATCTACAGTTCTTGGGGTATCACTTGTCCATTGACCCCTCGTCGCGATATATGTCTGCTGGATCCGCTGAAGGTGGATTCGTCGTCTACGAGCTGAACTCGCTGTCCCACATGAAATCTCAATATGAGGGCTGCGGATGCTTGAGGCCTGTCAAGTCTATCCGAGTTCGGATAACGCAGGGCGTCATACACAAAATGGAGTTCTTACATCCACGACTCGAAGACGATTACCATATCATTCTCCTATTGATAATTGTTAGACGTGAAGTGAGTAAGCAGGCTCACGTGTCTCGCATGGTCGTCTACGACTGGGAGCTCGGCGACGAACTTACCGCTGTATTTCGGTCAGAGAAAGGCACACCACTGCCAAAAGAACACCGAATGCCTCTCATGATCATTCCACTCAAAGTCAATACTGCCTTCTTGGCAGTTTCAGAACACTCGATTGGCATAGTAAAGAACGCATTCACAGGGCAGACGTCGTTCGATACCTTGGAAACACACTACCCTCAACAGACTAAGTTGCACCATGGAGCTGCCGAACCGCTCTGGACCACCTGGGCGAGACCTTTTAGGATCAACATATacctggagaagatggatgttGTTTATCTAGCTCGTGAAGATGGCGTTATTGCACATATTGAGATCGATTCCCGAGATCTAGTTCCAACAGTTATGACTCTCGGAACCATCAGCACCAATATTACAACCGCTTTCACTACAGCTTATGATGTCTTCTCGGATGTTTTGATAACTGGTGGCGACTCTGGTCCTGGTGGAATCTGGAAGGTG CTTATCCCCCGCAAAGATCCCCAACAAGTCAGCATCATTCCTAATTGGTCTCCCGTGGTCGATTTGGTCACGACAGATACCAATCCTTCCTGGAGGAGTGATAGCAGGAGGAAAGATCTTTCGACGAAACGCAGGGTATCATCGAACCCAAGACCGAAGTCGGATCGCATCTTCTGCACGTCCGGCCGTGGGCCGCAGTCGAGTTTGACAGAGTTGAGATGGGGCATTCAGGCACGGATCGGCCTTGAGTTCGACCATGACCAATATGTCCGCCAGTCCTGGATGTTTCCAGTTGAGGCTCAAGGAGATCGAAGCTTCTATGGCATTTTGTCCCTGCCGCATTCTACTGATGTCCTTCACTTCCCCGCTGATCTCAGCAATGCGAATGCTCTGTCGCCAGATGCCTGCCCATTCGATACATCCTCGCGAACAATCTCGGCATTTCAGACAGAACAGGCCGTGATAATCCAAGTCAGCGAGATCTACAC CGCTTCCCAGCTTGATGTTTTGCTGGTTGACGAGATGAATTTGACGCACTCAACCACCATTGATGCCAAAGGAGAGATAACTTGCATTGGCCTTTTCAAGACGTCAGTACAGACCTACATCATTGCAGGTTCTGTTACGGAAGGGTTACCACTCTTGACTATATACTCACTGGCTGGCCTTGAAATTAGCAGCAACGCCCCTCAGCCACACCTTG TTACTCCTGACAAAGAAGGTCACTCGCATATGGAAGCATATACAAGTGTGCTATCCATTCATGATACCGCTGAGAAGACCATCTTGGTGCTGGGCACGAGGAGCGGTCATCTTGTGACGATTCTGATACCAGGGGATGATATTGCTCATTACTTACTTTCGATTGAACAGATTGGCATTTCACCAGCCAACGTGTTTCCGGCATCTAGCCTCTTTGATGGAAAGCACGCCTTTTTCGCCTGCTGTGACAACAGCCTATCCATCATGACGGACTTTTCACCACATGGTAGCAgattcaagaccaagacccgaATTTGGGCAACTGACTCGAACGAACCGTCGATGCCATCACCCCCCGTTCATGCAGCCTTTTGCCTCCAAGATAGCCTTTCTGGATATGAACGTCATATGTCCCTGATGTTACTATCTAAGACACGagttcttctcgtcgataTTTGGCCGCATGTTGGACCTGTTCCTCGTAGCATTCTTCTTGGCGGAACCCCGATGCGCGTCATCTATTCTCAGACTTGGAAGGTCTTGGTGGTTGCACACTTGAAGGATGATCGTCCAACACTCTCTTTTATCGATCCCGAAAGTGGTGCGAATGTCGCAACAGCAGCTAACAAGGACAAGCAGCCGTGTGATTATATTTCCGGCCTAGGACATCCGGGCGACAGGATATTTGGCCTCTATGAGTGGACCTATGTTAAAGATGGGAAACTCTTTCCGTTCATCATCGTGACCACTCAACATGGCCGACTGATGATCGTGTCTGTGACAGCGGTCAAACCAGAGAGCGACGATTGCCCAACAAGAAAACTACAGTTCTGGACACGATATAAGAAGAAGGGCTTCGCCGAGCCTATTTACACAGTCGCTGGAGATGATGTGGGTCTTCTATTCTGTGTTGGAAAGGTTCTTCACTGGGAAGTCCTGGACCTCGCGGAGAAGAAACTCAAACCTATGAAGCAGTTCAGGCTGGATTCTCCAGCCACAACCCTGCGCGTGGAAGGCACAAAAGTCTGCGTCTTGACTGCCCAACACTCACTTCAGGTCATTGACCTGAACGTGGAGTCGGAAAACAGCGACCCTTCTATTATCCATAGTGACCGAGTGACTCGTTTTACGGGACATGTGATAGAGATGGGAGACTCCGAAGAAGAGCCAGGCAAGTGGCCAGTGAATGTTATATCCACGGCACAAGCAGGGTTTGCCGGAGTTTGGATCCCATGGAGTCAGCGCCATAAAGAGTTCGAGGTTGTCGTCACAGGACTTTTGCCCACATCTATCAGGAGATTCCGCAAGGGGCACACTCGACCTTTCTGGTCGGCTGTTGACCACCAAAGACGATACAATACTTTATTTAGCACAGCGGACCAGGCAGACATACTTGGAGTGTCTATTGATGGTTCACTACACCAATTTTCATTAATAGGTCTGGATCTCTGGCGGTTCCTCAGGTTGATACAGAACTTGGCATACCAGAACGAGGAGACTTGCCCCTTTGTCCGGAACAGTTACTCGTCGGGGAACAGCGATCCGGGCTTGGATCTGGATCCAGAGCTCGAACCCCAGCGTGCCCGGGAGATGAtgcatgttgatggtgacTTATTGCAACGTTGCCTTGATATGAGTGCACTGGAAAAGCTGGTATTGATTGGGGATGGCATTGACTTGTTTTGCGAGTATTTGGACGGGATTGACGATGGAATACACACCGAAGGTTTCCGGGAGACTGGCTCTAGAGGACGAAAGAAGTACATTGAGCTGGGCTATGAGATTCTCGAGTATGTTCTTACTCTAGCAATCTGA
- a CDS encoding hypothetical protein (EggNog:ENOG41) encodes MSGSGYDAVVDVDDEGDLGHTDLQEDLEFHTSNFNDTNPNTRKPPSSGGGLPPPATASTGSGSSKRFLWSMNFYAQFFDVDTSAVLSRCWAALFPRANFLDVLEGNPDLYGPFWIATTVILILFLGGTISQYMSDTGKGPFLYDFKLLSGAAGLIYGYTLFIPMALFLALRYFGSESANLLECWALYGYSNLIWVPVALISSSPISILNWVFVGVGFGISVAFLLRNLYPVLSATDRQVSKVLLVVVVLLHAGLALAIKILFFAHGSPVASKPDDGKDSRMF; translated from the exons ATGTCTGGTTCCGGTTACGACGCCGTCgtcgatgttgacgatgag GGCGACCTCGGACATACCGATCTTCAAGAAGACCTCGAGTTCCATACGTCCAACTTCAATGATACAAACCCCAACACCCGCAAACCTCCCTCCAGCGGCGGTGGTCTTCCTCCACCTGCAACGGCCTCGACCGGCTCCGGCTCATCCAAGCGCTTCCTGTGGAGCATGAACTTTTATGCGCAATTCTTCGATGTCGACACTTCAGCTGTTCTGTCCCGGTGCTGGGCTGCTCTGTTTCCCAGGGCCAACTTCCTCGACGTTCTTGAGGGCAACCCTGATCTTTACGGACCCTTCTGGATCGCCACGACGGTCATTTTGATCCTTTTCCTGGGCGGCACTATCAGCCAGTATATGTCAGATACGGGCAAGGGGCCATTCCTCTATGACTTCAAGCTGCTAAGTG GCGCCGCTGGCCTCATCTATGGCTATACTCTCTTCATTCCTATggctctcttcctcgccctccGTTACTTCGGCAGCGAATCTGCCAATCTCCTCGAGTGTTGGGCTTTGTACGGCTACTCCAACCTGATCTGGGTCCCCGTTGCCCTTATCAGCTCGTCACCTATCTCCATACTCAACTGGGTCTTTGTCGGTGTTGGTTTCGGAATCTCGGTTGCGTTCTTGCTGCGAAACCTTTACCCCGTGCTCAGCGCCACAGATCGCCAGGTCAGCAAGGTCCTGCTTGTCGTTGTGGTACTGCTACACGCGGGTCTGGCTCTTGCGATCAAGATCCTTTTCTTTGCTCACGGTAGCCCCGTGGCCAGCAAACCGGACGACGGTAAAGATAGCCGCATGTTCTAG
- a CDS encoding hypothetical protein (EggNog:ENOG41): MDERRDLRKFPRGERCPECGARRWYLENGLRFCSNGHQVEGFIQFDIGDDVDAGQLGKKTKKDKEVKEKELRHLTGQAGKNLFLECLQLVLRQQLLWLVQIKGHREELETVVRDLWDLRIRGSGTLLAEEETQQTGDGLATFSSQPTGTEKDDTPKTQSTRARSWNPEDNPDWPVPRMIETLALCYLGCLLLRIPTTIGELCAWANSRRIPYKRSYYDLPEEMQDRLPSAYTRALKLPLRSSLRGIDMHNAVLDLALSYHHNYGMIFPAISDTPTIVHFVRQLTLPDYPEILLMSAIVVAAKLCFPLGQHAPFLRAASTEQSVKFDWITWLKGAQELIEASQTPGKEPSFDQATADQVTSMTTEELDQYFAHIASTIDRKNDSEITRFFPSEKAPPPEAPTRESTEQDNDHKMRKILGQAITVKWEERSEQNGETLAEPSYEAFRSVEDLTETAQALYKAAVYMLEQKMISWQLKRRREEGQEEEVV; the protein is encoded by the exons ATGGATGAGAGGCGAGATCTTCGCAAGTTTCCCCGTGGGGAGAGATGTCCAGAATGTGGTGCTCGAAGATGGTATTTGGAGAATGGTCTTCGCTTCTGCTCCAACGGACATCAGGTTGAG GGATTCATTCAATTTGacattggtgatgatgtcgatgctgGTCAGCTTGGtaaaaagacaaagaaagacaaagaggtCAAGGAAAAAGAGCTGCGCCATCTCACAGGGCAAGCAGGCAAGAATCTGTTTCTCGAATGTCTACAACTAGTGCTGAGGCAGCAGCTCCTTTGGCTCGTTCAGATCAAAGGCCAtcgagaagagcttgagacTGTCGTGCGCGATCTGTGGGATCTTCGTATTCGAGGCTCTGGGACTCTcctggctgaggaggaaacACAACAAACGGGCGATGGCCTTGCGACATTCAGCTCGCAGCCTACAGGCACAGAAAAAGATGATACGCCAAAGACTCAGAGCACAAGAGCTCGTAGCTGGAATCCAGAGGACAACCCAGATTGGCCTGTGCCGAGAATGATTGAAACCCTGGCCTTGTGCTATCTTGGATGCTTGTTGCTCAGGATACCTACCACGATTGGGGAGCTTTGCGCCTGGGCCAATTCTAGACGAATTCCTTATAAACGATCA TACTACGATCTTCCCGAAGAAATGCAAGATCGACTGCCATCTGCTTATACTAGGGCCCTCAAATTACCCCTGCGCTCATCTCTCAGAGGCATCGACATGCACAATGCTGTGCTAGATCTCGCTCTCTCATATCATCACAACTATGGAATGATATTCCCCGCTATCAGTGATACACCAACCATTGTGCACTTTGTCAGGCAACTCACTTTACCAG ACTATCCCGAGATCTTGCTCATGTCAGCTATTGTGGTTGCAGCAAAGCTGTGCTTTCCTTTAGGACAACACGCCCCTTTTCTTCGTGCCGCTAGCACAGAGCAGAGTGTCAAATTCGACTGGATAACATGGCTCAAAGGCGCCCAAGAATTAATAGAAGCATCTCAAACACCTGGGAAGGAGCCCAGCTTCGATCAAGCTACCGCTGACCAAGTTACTTCAATGACgacagaagagcttgaccaGTACTTTGCTCATATTGCGAGCACAATCGACAGGAAGA atgaTTCGGAAATCACCAGGTTCTTCCCATCAGAGaaagctcctcctccagagGCTCCTACAAGAGAAAGCACTGAACAAGATAATGACCACAAGATGCGGAAGATCCTTGGTCAAGCAATTACAGTAAAGTGGGAAGAGAGATCAGAACAAAACGGAGAAACACTGGCAGAACCAAGTTATGAAGCGTTCCGTTCGGTCGAGGACCTTACAGAGACAGCGCAAGCATTGTACAAAGCTGCTG TTTACATGTTGGAGCAGAAGATGATCTCATGGCAATTGAAGAgacgccgagaagaagggcaagaagaggaagttgTATGA